CGCTCGCATATTTCGACCCTCCCCCAAGGGGAGGGTGGGGAGAGAGCACACAGCCGTTGCAATACCAGCCGCTACTCTTCCTCCACCCAGCCGAAATCCGGATAGCGCGTCTTGACGACGTAAGGCCCGCCGCCCGTGCTCGCCTTCGCGGAGAAGAGAGTGAACTGCTCCACCTCGAAGCGGGGCGCGGCGAAGAGGTTGTTCGCCTCGATGAAGCGATAGGCTTCGTCGGTGCTCACATGCGACAGCCGCGCGATGGTGACATGCGGCGTGTAGTTCCGCGTTTCGGGCTTGAGGCCCACGCGCCGCATCGCGCTTTCGTGCCGCCCCTGCAGCACGCGCAGAGGCTCCGACATTTTCACGCCCGCCCAGAGCGTATGCGGCCGCTTGCCGCCGAATTCGCCGACGCCTTCCAGCTCCACCTCGAAAGGCTCCATCGGAATCTCCGCCAGCGCCTCGTCAATATCGGCGGCGACATTCTCCGGCACATCGCCCATGAAACGCAGCGTGATGTGAAAATCCGGCCGCTCGATCCAGCGCGCACCGTCAAGCCCCTGCTGCAGCCGCATGAGCTTCTCCGCCGCCTCGTCAGGAATTTCCAGTGCTGTGAACAGGCGGATCATGTTGTCGTTCGCAGGTGGCCGCTGTTGGACTGAAGTCTCGTTTCTTCTTACCTCCCCCTTGCGGGGAGGTCGAGAAATTCGCGGCGCGGATTTCTCGGGTGGGGGGCGCGGGGAAAAAGAAAAGAGCAGCGCCTGAGGTTCCTGCGAGGCTCCTGCCCCCACCCGTAAAATCCTTCGGATTTTCCGACCTCCCCGCAAGGGGGAGGTGAAGAGAACGATCATCGTGCAGCGGCAGCTCAGCCGCCGTTCAAGGCGCCGGGTTCGGCTGCGAGAGATGCACCGCCTCGATGTCCTTCTCCAGCTCTTCCGTCCACTTCACATCGACGCTCGTCACCGCGAGCCTCAATTGCTCCATCGTCGTCGCGCCGATGATGTTCGAGGTCACGAAAGGCCGTGTCGTCGCAAACTGGTTCGCCATCTGCGAGGGGTCGAGCCCGTGCTTCTTCGCCACGGCGAGATAGCCCTCTATCGCCTTGTCGGTCATCGGCGATTCATAGCGTTGCAGCCGGTTGAACAGGGCTTTCCGCGATCCTTCGGGCAGCGCGCCATTCTGGTATTTGCCGGTGAGATAGCCCTGCGCCAGCGGCGAATAGGCGAGAAGGCCGACGCCGTCGCGATGCGCGATTTCCGATCCGCCGAGCTCGAAGGTGCGGTTCAGCAGGTTGTAGGCATTCTGGATCGACTGCACGCGCGGCAGGCCCTTGGTCTTCGCATGATGCAGAAAGGTCATGGTGCCCCAGGGCGTTTCGTTCGAA
Above is a window of Parvibaculum lavamentivorans DS-1 DNA encoding:
- the thpR gene encoding RNA 2',3'-cyclic phosphodiesterase; translation: MIRLFTALEIPDEAAEKLMRLQQGLDGARWIERPDFHITLRFMGDVPENVAADIDEALAEIPMEPFEVELEGVGEFGGKRPHTLWAGVKMSEPLRVLQGRHESAMRRVGLKPETRNYTPHVTIARLSHVSTDEAYRFIEANNLFAAPRFEVEQFTLFSAKASTGGGPYVVKTRYPDFGWVEEE